A stretch of the Gracilinanus agilis isolate LMUSP501 chromosome 4, AgileGrace, whole genome shotgun sequence genome encodes the following:
- the DPH1 gene encoding 2-(3-amino-3-carboxypropyl)histidine synthase subunit 1 yields MAALAEPEALGLAIRGGPGKGRGPLRGRLANQIPPEILGDPRLKEAVQALPSNYNFEIPKTIWRVRQAQAKKVALQMPEGLLMFACTIVDILERFTDAEALVMGDVTYGACCVDDFTARALGADFLVHYGHSCLVPIDVSAQGLRMLYVFVDIQIDTAHFLDSVRLTFPPATSLALVSTIQFVSTLQTAAQELRSEYKVSVPQCKPLSPGEILGCTSPRLSEEVKAIVYLGDGRFHLESIMIANPGVAAYRYDPYSKVLSREHYGHECMQATRQKAISAACSARSWGLILGTLGRQGSPKILEHLESRLLNLGLPFIRLLLSEIFPSKLGLFPEVDVWVQVACPRLSIDWGTAFPKPMLTPYEAAVALKDIPWQQPYPMDFYASNSLGPWTANHANQQLRRGARAAASSCQSEQLKGPVPAVPLVCCSDCACREEAAPSPAP; encoded by the exons ATGGCTGCCTTGGCCGAACCGGAGGCCTTGGGCCTGGCAATCCGGGGCGGCCCGGGCAAAG GTCGAGGGCCTCTCCGAGGCCGTCTGGCCAATCAGATCCCCCCTGAGATCCTGGGTGACCCCCGGCTGAAAGAAGCTGTCCAGGCCTTGCCCTCTAACTACAACTTTGAGATCCCAAAGACCATCTGGAGAGTCCGGCAGGCACAAGCCAAAAAGG TTGCCCTGCAGATGCCAGAAGGCCTTCTCATGTTTGCCTGCACCATTGTTGACATTCTGGAAAG GTTCACAGACGCAGAAGCCCTGGTGATGGGGGATGTGACCTATGGTGCCTGCTGTGTGGACGACTTCACAGCCCGGGCCTTGGGTGCCGACTTCCTGGTGCATTATGGCCACAGCTGCCTGG TGCCCATCGATGTCTCGGCCCAGGGTCTTCGGATGCTCTATGTTTTCGTGGATATCCAGATAGACACCGCCCACTTCCTCGACTCAGTTCGCCTCACCTTCCCCCCAGCTACTTCCCTGGCCCTGGTCAGCACCATTCAGTTTGTCTCGACCTTGCAG ACAGCTGCCCAAGAGCTGAGATCGGAGTACAAAGTGTCTGTCCCGCAGTGCAAGCCCCTGTCCCCTGGAGAGATCCTGGGCTGCACATCTCCCCGGCTCTCAGAGGAGGTGAAGGCCATTGT GTATCTTGGCGATGGCCGTTTCCACCTTGAGTCTATCATGATTGCCAACCCAGGTGTTGCTGCATACAG GTACGACCCATACAGCAAGGTCTTATCCAGAGAGCACTATGGCCACGAGTGCATGCAAGCTACCCGTCAGAAAGCCATCTCTGCTGCCTGTTCCGCCCGATCCTGGGGCCTCATCTTAGGCACTTTGGGCCGACAGGGGAGCCCCAAGATCCTCGAG CACCTGGAATCCCGGCTCCTCAACTTGGGGTTGCCGTTCATAAGGTTGCTACTCTCTGAGATCTTCCCCAGCAAGCTTGGCCTATTCCCAGAAGTGGATGT GTGGGTCCAGGTGGCCTGTCCACGCCTCTCCATTGACTGGGGCACAGCCTTCCCCAAGCCGATGCTTACCCCCTATGAG GCAGCCGTGGCCCTTAAGGACATCCCGTGGCAGCAGCCCTATCCCATGGACTTCTACGCGAGCAACTCCCTGGGGCCGTGGACTGCAAACCACGCGAACCAGCAGCTGCGCCGCGGGGCAAGGGCGGCTGCATCCTCCTGCCAGTCCGAACAG TTGAAGGGGCCCGTGCCCGCCGTTCCGCTCGTCTGCTGCAGTGACTGCGCCTGCCGCGAGGAGGCGGCGCCTTCGCCCGCTCCCTGA
- the OVCA2 gene encoding esterase OVCA2 — MSESPPLLRILCLAGFRQSERGFREKTGSLRKALRGRAELLYLSGPHPIPEADPAAGPCTPEEEPRGWWFSEPEGTGFSALEEPAECRGLEEALAVVGQAMAKYGPLDGLLGFSQGAALAALVCALGQAGDPRFPLPRFVILVSGFQPRSPKLTPPFLQAPVLLPSLHVLGETDKVIPTQESLELAGCFPGAVTLHHPGGHFIPAASPQRQVYLKFLDQFTK, encoded by the exons ATGTCTGAATCGCCACCTTTGCTGCGGATTTTGTGCTTGGCCGGCTTTAGACAGAGCGAGCGCGGCTTCCGGGAGAAGACCGGGTCTCTGAGAAAGGCTCTGCGGGGCCGCGCCGAACTCTTGTACCTCAGCGGCCCCCACCCTATCCCAGAGGCCGACCCCGCAGCTG GACCCTGTACCCCAGAGGAAGAACCTCGAGGTTGGTGGTTTTCAGAACCAGAAGGAACAGGATTCTCTGCCCTGGAAGAGCCAGCTGAATGCCGGGGTCTGGAGGAAGCCTTGGCTGTGGTTGGGCAAGCAATGGCCAAGTATGGCCCCCTGGACGGACTCCTTGGTTTTAGTCAAGGGGCAGCCTTAGCAGCCTTAGTGTGTGCACTGGGCCAGGCTGGTGACCCCCGCTTCCCTCTCCCTCGATTTGTCATCTTGGTTTCTGGTTTTCAGCCCCGAAGTCCCAAACTCACCCCACCCTTCCTGCAGGCACCTGTATTGCTCCCTTCATTGCATGTGCTGGGAGAAACTGATAAAGTCATCCCTACGCAGGAGAGTCTTGAACTAGCTGGCTGCTTCCCCGGGGCAGTCACTCTCCACCACCCTGGCGGCCACTTCATTCCAGCTGCTTCTCCCCAGCGCCAGGTCTACCTTAAGTTCCTGGACCAGTTTACAAAGTGA